The DNA region TTTAAACCAACCGATTAAGCTTTTGATCGCATCTTCCCACGCTTCTTGAAGTTCTTCTTCGGACTTTTTTACTAAGGATGGATTTTTTCTATAAAGCCTACTTAGTTCAAGCCTTGCGTTTATTATGCTTTTTATCCAACTGTTTCCCATCTCTTGGCTAATTTTG from Thermocrinis sp. includes:
- a CDS encoding DUF29 family protein translates to KISQEMGNSWIKSIINARLELSRLYRKNPSLVKKSEEELQEAWEDAIKSLIGWFKYPENKTIAKRFFGRLPTEKDFPSKCPYTFEQVLEYEPWIEEI